In the Acidimicrobiia bacterium genome, TATCACCAAATACAAAAACAAAATTGTCAGAGCGTAAAAAACGTAAAGTATATACAATCACACAATTAGGAAGAGAAGCATTCAGCGAAAAATTAAGTGCATCATACTTAAAAAACGCATCAGACGATCGAGCTTTTGTTGCACATCTCGCATTCATAGAATATGCATCTCCAGAAGACAGCAAAAATCTAATCTCACATCGTAAACGCGTTTTACAAGATCGTCTTGAAATTGCTCCAACGACAAAAAATAGATTTCTTAAAAAATGGCAAGAATTAGAAGCAAACTTTATAAATAGTCAAATAAATTTTTTGGATACTTTAAATATAAAGCCCGAAGAAAACAGAACGGTCTAACGACAAGAACGAAATAAAGAAAAGGATAATAATGTCAACTAAAACAAATAAAGAAATTCGTGTAGCAATTGCTGGCGTTGGTAACTGCTCAAGCAGCTTGCTACAAGGAATAGAATATTATAAAAATGCTGAACCTGGCGAGACTGTACCTGGATTAATGCATGTCGAAATGGGTGGCTATCATGTACGCGATGTAAAAGTTGTTTGTGCTTTTGATGTTGATGCCTCAAAAGTAGGTCAAGATATTTCTAAAGCTATATTTTCCGGCCAAAATAACACTATTAAATTCAGTGATGTTCCTGATTATGGCGTTGAAGTATTTCGTGCGCCAACACTTGATGGTTGGGGTAAATATTACAAAGAAACTTGCGAGGAATCTCTAGAGGAACCTGTTGATGTCGCACAAAAATTACGTGATGCAAAAGTAGATGTATTGGTTTCATACCTACCTGTAGGCTCTGAGCAGGCACAACGTATGTATGCTCAAGCTTGCTTAGACGCTGGCTGCGGTTTCGTAAATGCTATACCAGTATTTATTTCTAGTGACGTTGAATTTGCAAAGAAATTCACTGAAGCTGGCCTACCAATTGTTGGTGACGATATTAAATCACAGGTTGGAGCAACAATTGTTCATCGCGTACTTGCACGACTATTTGAAGATCGTGGACTGGTACTTGATCGCACATATCAATTAAATGTTGGTGGAAACATGGACTTTAAAAATATGTTAGAACGTGACCGACTCGAATCAAAAAAGATTTCAAAAACTCAAGCTGTTACTAGCCAATTAGACCATGGAATCGAAGCTGGCAATGTTCATATTGGTCCAAGCGACCATGTTGGATGGTTGAGCGATCGTAAATGGGCATACATTCGACTTGAAGGACGTAATTTTGGTGACGTTCCTCTAAACATAGAATTGAAACTCGAAGTATGGGATTCACCGAATTCAGCTGGAGTAATCATTGATGCTCTACGTTGTGCAATGATTGCAAAAGATAGAGGAATTGGTGGCCCACTCGAAGGTGCATCAGCATATTTCATGAAATCTCCAGCAGTACAATTTCATGATGATGTTGCTTATCAAATGGTTGAAGATTTCATTAAGGGATAAATCCATAAAACCTCTGGGTGTCAACTAGCTACGTGCTTCGCAATGCATCGCTTAGTTAAACTCAGAGGCTTTTTTATTTCTAAATCCAACCCAGTTATTTGCAATGCGCTGCTTAGTAAATAGATGAACACTTTTCGTTGTTTTGCCATAGAATAACACTAAATTGACCTTAAAGGGTCAACAGTGTAAAATCTTGATATGTTCAATAACCAAGCGTGGGCCGACTATTTAAAGTCAGCCAAAAAACTCGATCGATTAGCCAAAAAACTGGGAAAATATAACGACCTAGACTTTGAAACTGCAGATAGTTTAATTGATGCAGGCTTTAGTGATGAAGTGGCACTAAACATAGATAGTTTCAAAGTTAGAGCCCATAATGCTATTGCCTGGGCACTAAGGCCAGCAGAAAGAACCGAATTAGTATTAAAAAACATTAAAAATCTAGATTTACTTACAGCAAGCGTGATTATAAAAGCAAAAAAGGCGCAATGGTAGCCGGGTCAA is a window encoding:
- a CDS encoding helix-turn-helix transcriptional regulator, with product MLSLAILGLLMDESLHGYEIRLRLQRLLGLSGLISFGSLYPKLAKLNLQGFVSVEIVTPEVSPNTKTKLSERKKRKVYTITQLGREAFSEKLSASYLKNASDDRAFVAHLAFIEYASPEDSKNLISHRKRVLQDRLEIAPTTKNRFLKKWQELEANFINSQINFLDTLNIKPEENRTV
- a CDS encoding inositol-3-phosphate synthase; translated protein: MSTKTNKEIRVAIAGVGNCSSSLLQGIEYYKNAEPGETVPGLMHVEMGGYHVRDVKVVCAFDVDASKVGQDISKAIFSGQNNTIKFSDVPDYGVEVFRAPTLDGWGKYYKETCEESLEEPVDVAQKLRDAKVDVLVSYLPVGSEQAQRMYAQACLDAGCGFVNAIPVFISSDVEFAKKFTEAGLPIVGDDIKSQVGATIVHRVLARLFEDRGLVLDRTYQLNVGGNMDFKNMLERDRLESKKISKTQAVTSQLDHGIEAGNVHIGPSDHVGWLSDRKWAYIRLEGRNFGDVPLNIELKLEVWDSPNSAGVIIDALRCAMIAKDRGIGGPLEGASAYFMKSPAVQFHDDVAYQMVEDFIKG